A single genomic interval of Rhinatrema bivittatum chromosome 12, aRhiBiv1.1, whole genome shotgun sequence harbors:
- the SMPD2 gene encoding sphingomyelin phosphodiesterase 2 isoform X2, with protein sequence MSKLREERIELIGDFLSRENFDLVLLQEIWSERDYFSLKRKLSNSHPFSHFFKSGVIGSGLCVFSTYPILDTFLYCYSLNGYPYMIQHGDWFCGKAVGLLVLNIGDMVCHVYVTHLHAEYCREKDKYLPHRVLQAWELGQFIRHTSKAADVLIVGGDLNMHPRDVGMRLLREWTGLRDAFLETERFEGSQDGCTLLPNNCYANLKELAPFPHGIRIDYVLYKGLSRFRVKCNQLVTTAGTAPGRTFPYSDHEAVMATLCVEKPGQAEGLAVKTEELNPQLVDTMNEARTEVRVGLHTAECQRYSSGRMAVLGLLLLVLQASMALFSSLGSEVGQTFPKLSSYLLAFLAFAVLLVSSVCYVFHTIEVRLLQGTEEQMRLAVQVLQDRLSCS encoded by the exons ATGAGCAAGCTGCGTGAGGAGCGTATCGAGCTGATTGGAGATTTCCTGAGCCGGGAAAACTTCGACCTTGTCCTTTTGCAGGAG ATATGGAGTGAGAGAGATTATTTCAGCCTAAAAAGGAAGCTTTCCAACAGCCACCCCTTCTCCCACTTTTTCAAGAG TGGCGTTATCGGCAGCGGACTGTGCGTCTTCTCCACGTACCCGATCCTGGACACCTTCCTGTACTGTTACTCTCTCAATGGCTATCCTTACATG ATTCAGCATGGAGATTGGTTCTGTGGCAAAGCAGTGGGTTTGCTCGTTTTGAACATTGGGGACATGGTCTGCCACGTCTATGTCACGCAT CTCCACGCCGAATATTGCCGGGAGAAGGATAAATATCTCCCGCACCGCGTGCTGCAGGCTTGGGAGCTGGGCCAGTTCATCCG GCACACTTCAAAGGCAGCGGATGTGTTGATAGTGGGCGGGGATTTGAACATGCATCCCAGGGACGTCGGCATGAGACTGCTGCGTGAGTGGACGGGACTTCGTGATGCCTTCCTGGAGACGGAACGGTTTGAG GGATCCCAGGATGGCTGTACCTTACTACCAAACAACTGCTATGCCAACCTAAAGGAGCTGGCGCCGTTTCCTCACGGGATTAGGATTGACTACGTTCTGTACAAG GGGCTGTCTCGGTTCAGAGTGAAGTGCAATCAGCTGGTGACCACGGCGGGAACGGCTCCGGGGAGGACCTTTCCCTACTCGGATCACGAGGCAGTGATGGCAACGCTCTGCGTGGAGAAGCCAGGGCAGGCAGAGGGTTTGGCGGTCAAGACAGAAG AGCTTAACCCGCAGCTGGTGGACACCATGAACGAAGCCCGGACCGAGGTGAGGGTGGGCCTTCACACGGCAGAGTGCCAGCGCTACTCCTCGGGACGCATGGCCGTGCTGGGCCTGCTGCTGCTAGTGCTACAGGCCAGCATGGCTCTGTTTTCCTCCCTGGGCTCTGAGGTGGGACAGACCTTCCCCAAGCTCTCCTCCTACCTGCTGGCTTTCCTGGCTTTCGCGGTGCTGCTGGTCTCCAGCGTCTGCTACGTGTTTCACACCATCGAGGTGCGGCTGCTGCAGGGCACGGAGGAGCAGATGAGGCTGGCGGTCCAGGTTCTGCAGGACAGACTGAGCTGCAGCTGA
- the SMPD2 gene encoding sphingomyelin phosphodiesterase 2 isoform X3, whose translation METEPALQLRVFDLNCWAIRYMSKLREERIELIGDFLSRENFDLVLLQEIWSERDYFSLKRKLSNSHPFSHFFKSGVIGSGLCVFSTYPILDTFLYCYSLNGYPYMIQHGDWFCGKAVGLLVLNIGDMVCHVYVTHLHAEYCREKDKYLPHRVLQAWELGQFIRHTSKAADVLIVGGDLNMHPRDVGMRLLREWTGLRDAFLETERFEGSQDGCTLLPNNCYANLKELAPFPHGIRIDYVLYKGLSRFRVKCNQLVTTAGTAPGRTFPYSDHEAVMATLCVEKPGQAEGLAVKTEEEECDSS comes from the exons ATGGAGACTGAGCCCGCTCTCCAGCTGCGAGTGTTTGATTTGAACTGCTG GGCGATCCGTTATATGAGCAAGCTGCGTGAGGAGCGTATCGAGCTGATTGGAGATTTCCTGAGCCGGGAAAACTTCGACCTTGTCCTTTTGCAGGAG ATATGGAGTGAGAGAGATTATTTCAGCCTAAAAAGGAAGCTTTCCAACAGCCACCCCTTCTCCCACTTTTTCAAGAG TGGCGTTATCGGCAGCGGACTGTGCGTCTTCTCCACGTACCCGATCCTGGACACCTTCCTGTACTGTTACTCTCTCAATGGCTATCCTTACATG ATTCAGCATGGAGATTGGTTCTGTGGCAAAGCAGTGGGTTTGCTCGTTTTGAACATTGGGGACATGGTCTGCCACGTCTATGTCACGCAT CTCCACGCCGAATATTGCCGGGAGAAGGATAAATATCTCCCGCACCGCGTGCTGCAGGCTTGGGAGCTGGGCCAGTTCATCCG GCACACTTCAAAGGCAGCGGATGTGTTGATAGTGGGCGGGGATTTGAACATGCATCCCAGGGACGTCGGCATGAGACTGCTGCGTGAGTGGACGGGACTTCGTGATGCCTTCCTGGAGACGGAACGGTTTGAG GGATCCCAGGATGGCTGTACCTTACTACCAAACAACTGCTATGCCAACCTAAAGGAGCTGGCGCCGTTTCCTCACGGGATTAGGATTGACTACGTTCTGTACAAG GGGCTGTCTCGGTTCAGAGTGAAGTGCAATCAGCTGGTGACCACGGCGGGAACGGCTCCGGGGAGGACCTTTCCCTACTCGGATCACGAGGCAGTGATGGCAACGCTCTGCGTGGAGAAGCCAGGGCAGGCAGAGGGTTTGGCGGTCAAGACAGAAG AAGAAGAATGTGATAGCTCCTGA
- the SMPD2 gene encoding sphingomyelin phosphodiesterase 2 isoform X1, whose product METEPALQLRVFDLNCWAIRYMSKLREERIELIGDFLSRENFDLVLLQEIWSERDYFSLKRKLSNSHPFSHFFKSGVIGSGLCVFSTYPILDTFLYCYSLNGYPYMIQHGDWFCGKAVGLLVLNIGDMVCHVYVTHLHAEYCREKDKYLPHRVLQAWELGQFIRHTSKAADVLIVGGDLNMHPRDVGMRLLREWTGLRDAFLETERFEGSQDGCTLLPNNCYANLKELAPFPHGIRIDYVLYKGLSRFRVKCNQLVTTAGTAPGRTFPYSDHEAVMATLCVEKPGQAEGLAVKTEELNPQLVDTMNEARTEVRVGLHTAECQRYSSGRMAVLGLLLLVLQASMALFSSLGSEVGQTFPKLSSYLLAFLAFAVLLVSSVCYVFHTIEVRLLQGTEEQMRLAVQVLQDRLSCS is encoded by the exons ATGGAGACTGAGCCCGCTCTCCAGCTGCGAGTGTTTGATTTGAACTGCTG GGCGATCCGTTATATGAGCAAGCTGCGTGAGGAGCGTATCGAGCTGATTGGAGATTTCCTGAGCCGGGAAAACTTCGACCTTGTCCTTTTGCAGGAG ATATGGAGTGAGAGAGATTATTTCAGCCTAAAAAGGAAGCTTTCCAACAGCCACCCCTTCTCCCACTTTTTCAAGAG TGGCGTTATCGGCAGCGGACTGTGCGTCTTCTCCACGTACCCGATCCTGGACACCTTCCTGTACTGTTACTCTCTCAATGGCTATCCTTACATG ATTCAGCATGGAGATTGGTTCTGTGGCAAAGCAGTGGGTTTGCTCGTTTTGAACATTGGGGACATGGTCTGCCACGTCTATGTCACGCAT CTCCACGCCGAATATTGCCGGGAGAAGGATAAATATCTCCCGCACCGCGTGCTGCAGGCTTGGGAGCTGGGCCAGTTCATCCG GCACACTTCAAAGGCAGCGGATGTGTTGATAGTGGGCGGGGATTTGAACATGCATCCCAGGGACGTCGGCATGAGACTGCTGCGTGAGTGGACGGGACTTCGTGATGCCTTCCTGGAGACGGAACGGTTTGAG GGATCCCAGGATGGCTGTACCTTACTACCAAACAACTGCTATGCCAACCTAAAGGAGCTGGCGCCGTTTCCTCACGGGATTAGGATTGACTACGTTCTGTACAAG GGGCTGTCTCGGTTCAGAGTGAAGTGCAATCAGCTGGTGACCACGGCGGGAACGGCTCCGGGGAGGACCTTTCCCTACTCGGATCACGAGGCAGTGATGGCAACGCTCTGCGTGGAGAAGCCAGGGCAGGCAGAGGGTTTGGCGGTCAAGACAGAAG AGCTTAACCCGCAGCTGGTGGACACCATGAACGAAGCCCGGACCGAGGTGAGGGTGGGCCTTCACACGGCAGAGTGCCAGCGCTACTCCTCGGGACGCATGGCCGTGCTGGGCCTGCTGCTGCTAGTGCTACAGGCCAGCATGGCTCTGTTTTCCTCCCTGGGCTCTGAGGTGGGACAGACCTTCCCCAAGCTCTCCTCCTACCTGCTGGCTTTCCTGGCTTTCGCGGTGCTGCTGGTCTCCAGCGTCTGCTACGTGTTTCACACCATCGAGGTGCGGCTGCTGCAGGGCACGGAGGAGCAGATGAGGCTGGCGGTCCAGGTTCTGCAGGACAGACTGAGCTGCAGCTGA